A region of the Candidatus Zixiibacteriota bacterium genome:
CTTCCACCTCCATTATTTCTTCAATGACGACTCTCTTTTCGCGCTCCATATTGACATGGCTAAAAGTGGAGTTGGTCATAATATCAGATATAATATCGACCGCCTGCGGGAGATGCTCATCGAGCACGGTGGCATGAAAACAGGTCTGCTCCCGCGAGGTGAAAGCGTTAAGGACGCCGCCCAGGGATTCAAGATAAGAGGCAATCTCCTTTGTGCTCCTGATCCTGGTACCTTTGAACATCATATGTTCGATGAAATGAGAAAAACCGCCTTCGTCTTTGTTCTCATCCCGCGAACCGACATCGACCCAGACGCCAATGGCAATAGAACGGGCTGAGGGCATTCGTTCCGTAACCACCCTCAGCCCATTAGCCATTACCGTCTTATGATAAAGACTATCTGACTTCACTTGCTTTGCCGACTAGACCTTCGATTTGGTCAGGACTTTTCTGGAAAGTCTTATCTTCCCTTCCGGGTCGATATTGATGACTTTCACTTCCACGGTATCGCCGAGCTTCAGGAAATCCTCGACGCGGGCGACATGGCTGTGATCGATTTCGGAGATATGCAACAGGCCGTCGGTACCGGGCAATATTTCCACGAAGGCGCCGAAAGTGGTGATCCGGCGGACCTTTCCGCTATACACCTTGCCGATTTCGGGCTCTTCGACTATGGCTCTGATCATCTCCTCGGCCTTTTTGCCCGCTTCACCGTCAACCGTTGCAATCAGCACCGTACCGTCATCCTCGATATCAATCTTGGCGCCGGTCGCTTCGATAATGGAGCGAATCATCTTGCCGCCGGGGCCGATCACCGCGCCAATCTGTTCGACCTTTATCTTGAAGGTTATAATGCGCGGCGCATAAGCCGAAAGCTCCTCGCGGCTCTTCGGCATCACGGCATTCATTTTATCCAGAATGAAGAGGCGAGCGTTTTTGGCTTTCTCCAGGGCCTCACCCATGATCGCCAAGTCGATTCCGGTCATCTTGATATCCATCTGGAATGCCGTAACTCCCTTGGCGGTTCCGGTCACCTTGAAGTCCATATCGCCGAAATGATCTTCATCGCCGAGAATATCGGTTAGAACGATAACCTTCTCCCCTTCTTTGATAAGCCCCATGGCCACGCCGGCCACGGCCGACTTAATCGGGACGCCGCCATCCATCATAGCCAGAGAGCCGCCGCAGACTGAAGCCATTGAAGAGGAACCATTCGATTCCAGAATATCGGATACGATGCGGATAGTATAGGGGAATTTCTCTTCCACCGGTATAATCGGTTGGAGGGCCCGTTCGGCCAGGGCGCCGTGTCCCACTTCGCGACGGCTGACGCCGCGGATGGGACGAACCTCGCCGGTGGCGAAAGGCGGAAAGTTGTAATGAAGCATATAGCTCTTGGTCGATTCCCCCTCGAGGTCATCGATTCGTTGTTCGTCAATCTTGGTGCCTAATGTCATGACCACCAGGGCCTGAGTTTGACCGCGGGTGAAGAGGGCTGAACCGTGCGTGCGGGGCAGAATGCCCACCTCACAGGTAATCTGCCGAATGTCATCCGGTCCACGCCCATCGATACGTCGATTCTCTTCGACAATCATCCGACGCATGACCGTGGCATCGACATCCTGAATCACATTAGCGATGGTTCTTTCCGATTCGGGGAACTCCTCGGCCAGAGCGGTGAAGATCTCATCGGCAAGTTTCTTCTTGCTATCGCGACGCTGGTCTTTATCGGCGATGCGGTTGTAATCATCAAGCCGTGACTGTACCATCCCGATTACTTTGATCTTAAGCGTCTCATCGACCGATACCGAAGTGAACGATGCTTTCGGCTTTCCGGCCAGCTGCACCAACACCTCGATTTTGGCGACTATTTGCTTGATATTCTCATGACCGAAGGCCAGCGCTTCCAGCATATCGGCTTCCGAAATTTCGCGTCCCCCGCCCTCCACCATGGTGATCGAGTCTTTGGATCCAGCCAGAGTGAGATTGATATCCGACTCTTCCAGTTCTGCGAAAGTGGGATTGACGATCAATTGACCGGCGACCCGGCCCACTCTGACCGCGGCGATGATGGCGGTAAAGGGAATATCGGAGATGGCCAGAGCAGCGGAGGTTCCTG
Encoded here:
- the pnp gene encoding polyribonucleotide nucleotidyltransferase, with the translated sequence MLHSVELELGGKRLLLETGKIALQANGAVTVRLGDTLILSAVCASDKPVEGQDFFPLTVDYREKTYAAGKIPGGFFKREGRPSEKEILSMRIVDRPIRPLFPEGYRNEVQCHNLVLSADQQNDADILGITGTSAALAISDIPFTAIIAAVRVGRVAGQLIVNPTFAELEESDINLTLAGSKDSITMVEGGGREISEADMLEALAFGHENIKQIVAKIEVLVQLAGKPKASFTSVSVDETLKIKVIGMVQSRLDDYNRIADKDQRRDSKKKLADEIFTALAEEFPESERTIANVIQDVDATVMRRMIVEENRRIDGRGPDDIRQITCEVGILPRTHGSALFTRGQTQALVVMTLGTKIDEQRIDDLEGESTKSYMLHYNFPPFATGEVRPIRGVSRREVGHGALAERALQPIIPVEEKFPYTIRIVSDILESNGSSSMASVCGGSLAMMDGGVPIKSAVAGVAMGLIKEGEKVIVLTDILGDEDHFGDMDFKVTGTAKGVTAFQMDIKMTGIDLAIMGEALEKAKNARLFILDKMNAVMPKSREELSAYAPRIITFKIKVEQIGAVIGPGGKMIRSIIEATGAKIDIEDDGTVLIATVDGEAGKKAEEMIRAIVEEPEIGKVYSGKVRRITTFGAFVEILPGTDGLLHISEIDHSHVARVEDFLKLGDTVEVKVINIDPEGKIRLSRKVLTKSKV